A region of the Gemmatimonadota bacterium genome:
ACGCGCTCTTCCCAGCGCCTAACAACAACAGTCCGCGCTCGAAGGCCAGCTCCACGATGTGCTGCACCAGGACCCCATCCGGCTCGCGCGTCGTGCGGTCCTTCACGAACTCCAGCCCCACCATCAGCCCCACGCCGCGCACGTCGCCGATGCAGGCGTGCTTCGCCATCAGCGCCTCGGCCCCCGCCTTGAGGCGCTCCCCCTGCACCGCCGCGTTGGCCATCGCCGACTGCTCCACCACGTCGAGCGTGGCCAGCGCCGCCGCGCAGCACACCGGGTTGCCGCCGAACGTCGAGCCGTGCGCCCCGTTGCGCCACTTGTCGACCGTCTCGCGCACGATCATCGCCCCGATCGGCATCCCCGACCCCAGCCCCTTGGCCGTGAGCAGGATGTCGGGCTCGACCCCTTCATGCATGCAGGCGAACATCTTCCCCGTGCGCCCGATCCCGCTCTGCACCTCGTCGAAGACCAGCAGGATGCCGTACTTGTCGCAGAGGTGGCGCAGCTCGGTGAGGAAGCCCGCGGGGGGGACGACGTAGCCCCCTTCGCCTTGAATGGGCTCGACGAAGATCGCCGCCACGTCGTGCGGATCGAGATGACGCGCGAAGAGATCGTGCTCGATCGACGTCACGCACCCCTTGGTGCACGCCGGCTTGTCGGCGCAGTGACGGCAACGATAGCGATATGCGTAGTCGATGTGGTGCACATCGGGGAGCAGCGGCCCAAAGCCGGCGTGCTGGCGCGACTTGCTCGACGTCAGCGACACCGCGCCGGTGCTGCGCCCGTGAAAGGCGCCCTTGAAGGCGATCATCGCGGTGCGACGCGTGGCGTACCGCGCCAGCTTGATCGCCCCCTCCGTCGCCTCGGTCCCCGAGTTCGTCAGGAAGACGCGCTTCTTGGTGGGCCCCGGCGCCACCTTGGCCAGTCGCTCGCAGAGCGCCGCCATCCCTTCGTAGTAGAAGTCGCTCCCGCAGATGTGGAGGAAGTTGGCGGCCGCCGCCTGGATCGCCTGCACCACGTGGGGATGTCCGTAGCCCGTCGACGCCACCGCGATCCCCGCCATGAAGTCGAGGTACCGATTGCCGTCGATGTCTTCGACCATCACTCCGGAGCCGCGGGCGATGGCCAGCGGATACTCCTTGATGTAGCACTGCGACGTCCACTCGGAGTCGCGGTCGACAACGGCCCTGGCCTTGGGGCCCGGCGGGGGAACGACGATCTTCGGATAATCGCGGTCGGTCATGACGGGTGTCACGCAGTCGAGGGGGCGGCGAACGTCGCGTGGACCGCGACAGTAAAGCGGTCGACCAGTTCGTCGATCTCCGCCTCGGTGATGATGAACGGCGGCGCCAACAGCGCCAGGTCGCCGTTGGTGCCGTCGGCCTGCCCCACGTTAGGCCAGACGATGAGCCCGGCCGCCTGCGCGGCGCGGGTGAAGCGCTCGGCCACCTTCTCCGAGCGAGGGAACGGGGCGCGCGAATCGGGGCTGGCGACAAACTCCACCGCGGCCAGCAGGCCGTGCCCCCGCACGTCGCCCACCCCGGGGAGCCCGCGCAACCGCGACAGCGCACGATGGAAGACCGGCGCCACCTGCGCGCAGCGCTCCACCAGTCGGTGCTGCGCCAGGTAATCGAGCGTCGCGACCCCCGCGGCGCACATCACCGCGTGATGCGAGAACGTCTGCGCGTGCATCAGGTAACCGCTCCCGCGCGCGATCACGTCGACCACCGCATCGCTCGCCATGAGCGCACTCACCGGCGCGTAGCCCCCGCCAATCCCCTTGCCTAACGTCAGGAGGTCGGGGCGCACCCCCCACTGCTCGATCGCCGTCCACGTCCCCGTGCGCCCGGCGCCGCACAGCACCTCGTCGGCGATGAGGAGGACGTCGTGCCGAGTGCAGATGTCGCGCACCGTGCGCAGGTAGTCGTCGCGCGGCACGTTGGCCCCGGTCGAACTCCCCCCGACCGGTTCGAGGATGAAGGCGGCGACGCGGTCGCTCCCCTCCTCGAGGATTGCCGCCTCCAGCGCCGCCCCACTGCATGTTGGGCAGTCGCCCGCTCCCGCACACGGGCAGCGATAGGCATACGGCGCCGGGATCCGGTGCACGTCCACCAGCCACTCGCGCCAATACGCGCGGTAGTGCTCGCGCGCCGACGCCGACAGCGCGAGCATCGTGTTGCCGTGGTAGCCGGGGGCGAGGGCGATGATCTTGTGCTTCGTCGGCGCTCCGCGCTCGATCCAGTATTGCCGCGCCAGCTTGAGCGCCGCCTCGACCGCTTCGGAGCCGCTCCCAAGGATGTAGGCCTTCCCCAGCCCCGGCGCCCGGGCGACCAGCCGCTCAGCGAGCCCCTCGACCGCTTCGTTGGTGAAGGCCGTGCCGTTCACGTAGGCCAGACGCGACGCCTGCGCCGCCATCGCCGCGCCGATCTCGGCGACCCCATGCCCGATGTTGGCCACGAAGGCGCCCCCCACCGCGTCGAGGTAGCGTTGGCCGTCGGCGTCCTCCAGCCAGCACCCCTCGCCGCGTACCGCCAGCGGGTAGTCGCGAGTCAGCGATCGATAGAAGACCGGCGACTCGGGGTAGCGATGCGGCGTTCCGCCGGGCGTGAGCATCGATGGCTGGGGCACGGGCGCGAATGTGGCCCGCGCGTGGGCGCGACGCAACGGACCCCTGCCGGACTGTCGCGTGGCTTTCGCCGAAACGTCGCGCGGCGGGCACCAGGCGGCGAGGGCGGTAGTTTTCCTTCCGAGCCCCGTGCCGCGGCGCAACCGGCCAGCGCGCACCGACGGGGCCGTCACGTGCACAGGAGAGCTCCCATGTCCCGTCTTCTTCCGTCCCGCGTCGCCCCCTGGCGCCGGCTTGCCCTCGTCTCGTTAGGATCGCTCGTCGCTGCGTGCGGGGGCGAGAAGGCGCCCGCCGCCGACTCCACGGCCGCGGTTCCGGCCCCCGCCGTCGAGGCGCTGCCGCCCGCCACCGAAGGGTTCAAGGTCCCGGAGAGCGTGCGCTACGATGCCGCGCTCGACGCCTACTTCGTCAGCAACATCGACGGCAACCCGAACCAGAAGGACAACAACGGCGCCATCGTGCGCCTCGATGCCGCCAATCCGGGGACCCCGGTCGACGTGGTCCGCGGCGGGCAGAACGGCGTGACGCTGAACGCCCCCAAGGGGATGGCGATCGCCGGCGACACGCTCTGGGTCGCCGACATCGACGTCGTCCGCGCCTTCGACAAGAACACCGGCGCGGTGATCGCCACCATCGACCTCGCGCCGATGGGGGCCACCTTCCTCAACGACGTCGCCATTGCATCTGACGGCACCGTCTACATCACCGACACGGGGATCGCCTTCAGCGCCACCGGCGAACTCTCGCACCCCGGCAAGGATCGCATCTTCGCGATCGCCGGCGGCAAGCCGAGCATCGCCCTCGAAAGCGACTCGCTCCTGACGCGCCCCAACGGGATCGCCTGGGACGCGG
Encoded here:
- a CDS encoding SMP-30/gluconolactonase/LRE family protein — encoded protein: MSRLLPSRVAPWRRLALVSLGSLVAACGGEKAPAADSTAAVPAPAVEALPPATEGFKVPESVRYDAALDAYFVSNIDGNPNQKDNNGAIVRLDAANPGTPVDVVRGGQNGVTLNAPKGMAIAGDTLWVADIDVVRAFDKNTGAVIATIDLAPMGATFLNDVAIASDGTVYITDTGIAFSATGELSHPGKDRIFAIAGGKPSIALESDSLLTRPNGIAWDAANARFVLASFGGPAIIAWKPGETTTTQLATGPGQYDGLEVLGDGRLLVTSWADSSLNVVANGALTRLKGDMEAPADIGVDSKRQRVAVPRFNAGRVEYVAIPK
- a CDS encoding acetyl ornithine aminotransferase family protein — its product is MTDRDYPKIVVPPPGPKARAVVDRDSEWTSQCYIKEYPLAIARGSGVMVEDIDGNRYLDFMAGIAVASTGYGHPHVVQAIQAAAANFLHICGSDFYYEGMAALCERLAKVAPGPTKKRVFLTNSGTEATEGAIKLARYATRRTAMIAFKGAFHGRSTGAVSLTSSKSRQHAGFGPLLPDVHHIDYAYRYRCRHCADKPACTKGCVTSIEHDLFARHLDPHDVAAIFVEPIQGEGGYVVPPAGFLTELRHLCDKYGILLVFDEVQSGIGRTGKMFACMHEGVEPDILLTAKGLGSGMPIGAMIVRETVDKWRNGAHGSTFGGNPVCCAAALATLDVVEQSAMANAAVQGERLKAGAEALMAKHACIGDVRGVGLMVGLEFVKDRTTREPDGVLVQHIVELAFERGLLLLGAGKSALRLAPPLVIDAVDIDRGLAMLDQCITDATAAAR
- a CDS encoding aspartate aminotransferase family protein, which produces MLTPGGTPHRYPESPVFYRSLTRDYPLAVRGEGCWLEDADGQRYLDAVGGAFVANIGHGVAEIGAAMAAQASRLAYVNGTAFTNEAVEGLAERLVARAPGLGKAYILGSGSEAVEAALKLARQYWIERGAPTKHKIIALAPGYHGNTMLALSASAREHYRAYWREWLVDVHRIPAPYAYRCPCAGAGDCPTCSGAALEAAILEEGSDRVAAFILEPVGGSSTGANVPRDDYLRTVRDICTRHDVLLIADEVLCGAGRTGTWTAIEQWGVRPDLLTLGKGIGGGYAPVSALMASDAVVDVIARGSGYLMHAQTFSHHAVMCAAGVATLDYLAQHRLVERCAQVAPVFHRALSRLRGLPGVGDVRGHGLLAAVEFVASPDSRAPFPRSEKVAERFTRAAQAAGLIVWPNVGQADGTNGDLALLAPPFIITEAEIDELVDRFTVAVHATFAAPSTA